From the Oryza glaberrima chromosome 5, OglaRS2, whole genome shotgun sequence genome, one window contains:
- the LOC127772799 gene encoding vacuolar-processing enzyme-like, whose amino-acid sequence MGRGLLCLLLLQLVGLVVAGGGRWRWQEEFLRLPSSDEATRWAVLIAGSNGFYNYRHQADVCHAYQIMRKGGVEEQNIVVMMYDDIAHNPDNPRPGLIFNHPSGPDVYAGVPKDYTGDDVNVNNFLAVLLGNRSALTGSGSGKVVASGPNDHVFVYYADHGGPGVLSMPADGEYLYADDLVKALKKKHAGGGYKSLVVYVEACESGSIFEGLLPSDISVYATTASNAEESSWGTYCPGDDHDAPAAEFDTCLGDLYSVAWMEDAEAHQEGRLAETLRQQYRTVKNRTSDEGTYTLGSHVMQYGDMALAPQSLDLYYMDTSPATANDHKLAAAGAKGSHSYTVSVNQRDADLLYLWRKYRRAGEGTAEKVEARERLVQEMGRRSRVDRSVEMIGGLLLGGARHKQQVVRAALVEDWECLRSMVRTFEDQCGSLGQYGIKHMRSFANICNAGVPHHAMAKAASLACPSPPPLHL is encoded by the coding sequence ATGGGGCGCGGTCTCctctgcctgctgctgctgcagctcgtcggcctcgtcgtcgccggcggtgggcggtggcggtggcaggagGAGTTCCTCCGGCTGCCGTCGTCGGATGAGGCGACGAGGTGGGCGGTGCTGATCGCGGGGTCGAATGGGTTCTACAACTACCGGCACCAGGCGGACGTGTGCCACGCGTACCAGATCATGAGGAAGGGAGGCGTGGAGGAGCAAAACATCGTGGTGATGATGTACGACGACATCGCCCACAACCCCGACAACCCCAGGCCTGGGCTCATCTTCAACCACCCTTCCGGCCCCGACGTCTACGCCGGCGTCCCCAAGGATTACACCGGCGACGACGTCAACGTCAACAActtcctcgccgtcctcctcggcaACCGCTCCGCCCTCACCGGCTCCGGCAGCGGCAAGGTCGTCGCCAGCGGCCCCAACGACCACGTCTTCGTCTACTACGCCGACCACGGCGGCCCCGGCGTCCTGAGCATGCCAGCCGACGGCGAGTACCTGTACGCCGACGACCTGGTCAAGGCGCTCAAGAAgaagcacgccggcggcgggtaCAAGAGCCTGGTCGTGTACGTGGAGGCGTGCGAGTCCGGCAGCATCTTCGAGGGCCTCCTGCCTTCCGACATCTCCGTGTACGCCACCACGGCCTCCAACGCGGAGGAGAGCAGCTGGGGCACCTACTGCCccggcgacgaccacgacgCCCCGGCGGCGGAGTTCGACACCTGCCTCGGGGACCTCTACAGCGTGGCGTGGATGGAGGACGCGGAGGCGCACCAGGAGGGGCGCCTCGCCGAGACGCTGCGGCAGCAGTACAGGACGGTGAAGAACCGGACGTCCGACGAGGGCACCTACACGCTCGGCTCCCACGTCATGCAGTACGGCGACATGGCGCTCGCACCGCAGAGCCTCGACCTCTACTACATGGATACATCACCTGCGACTGCGAACGACCACAAATTAGCTGCTGCTGGCGCCAAAGGCAGCCACTCCTACACTGTGTCTGTGAATCAGCGCGACGCCGATCTGCTCTACTTGTGGCGCAAGTACCGGAGGGCCGGCGAGGGGACGGCAGAGAAGGTGGAGGCTCGGGAGCGGCTTGTGCAGGAGATGGGACGGCGATCGCGCGTGGACAGAAGCGTGGAGATGATCGGGGGCCTCCTCTTGGGCGGCGCCAGGCACAAGCAGCAGGTTGTGCGGGCTGCGCTGGTTGAGGACTGGGAGTGCCTCAGGTCGATGGTGCGGACGTTCGAGGATCAGTGTGGGTCGCTGGGGCAGTACGGGATAAAGCACATGCGCTCCTTCGCCAACATCTGCAACGCCGGCGTCCCCCACCACGCCATGGCCAAGGCCGCCTCCCTGGCCTGTCCATCCCCTCCTCCGTTACACTTATGA
- the LOC127772514 gene encoding B2 protein-like, which translates to MEGYDEREFWQFSDQLRLHNFSSLSIADSIWSSPSPAAVDHSSNKLAFANNSNNNLAAQQQHLLNNATAKTYFNKSVGRPANNNFNFNYNSNSVVVDAFNGKKKAAVDAPAGGGGGGRNNNKKNSSSNDNKMSSRLKKSQLPASESVPKEEAIGGYIFVCNNETMEENLKRQLFGLPSRYRDSVRAIRPGLPLFLYNYSTHQLHGIFEATSFGGSNIDPGAWEDSKCPGGESRFPAQVRVATRKICEPLEEDAFRPVLHHYDGPKFRLELTVAEALSLLDIFAEKLFA; encoded by the coding sequence ATGGAGGGGTACGACGAGCGTGAGTTCTGGCAGTTCAGCGACCAGCTCCGCCTCCACAACTTCTCCAGCCTCTCCATCGCCGACTCCATCTGGTCCTCCCCCTCGCCTGCCGCCGTCGATCATAGCAGCAACAAGCTCGCCTTCGccaacaacagcaacaacaacttGGCCGCCCAACAACAACACCTGCTCAACAACGCCACCGCCAAGACCTACTTCAACAAGTCCGTCGGCAGGCCGGCCAACAACAACTTCAACTTCAACTACAACAGCAACAGCGTCGTCGTAGATGCGTTCAACGGGAAGAAGAAGGCCGCTGTCGACGCTcctgctggaggaggaggaggaggcaggaacaacaacaagaagaacagcagcagcaacgacaACAAGATGAGCAGCAGGTTGAAGAAGAGCCAGCTGCCGGCGTCGGAGTCGGTGCCAAAGGAGGAGGCGATCGGGGGATACATATTCGTGTGCAACAACGAGACGATGGAGGAGAATCTCAAGAGGCAGCTGTTCGGCCTGCCATCCAGGTACAGGGACTCGGTGAGGGCCATCAGGCCCGGCCTCCCGCTCTTCCTCTACAACTACTCCACCCACCAGCTTCACGGCATCTTCGAGGCCACCAGCTTCGGCGGATCCAACATCGATCCCGGCGCTTGGGAGGACAGCAAGTGCCCCGGCGGCGAGTCCAGGTTCCCAGCGCAGGTTCGGGTGGCCACGCGCAAGATCTGTGAGCCGCTGGAGGAGGACGCCTTCAGGCCCGTGCTGCACCACTACGACGGCCCCAAGTTCCGCCTCGAGCTCACCGTCGCCGAGGCCCTCTCCCTTCTTGACATCTTCGCCGAGAAGCTCTTCGCCTGA
- the LOC127772915 gene encoding vacuolar cation/proton exchanger 1b, with product MPLSRMMMESNTMAKEMAVRNHLLPGSPRRRTAHNLSSSSLRKSSDASLLHKVPCAALRSLLANLNDVLLTTRLFLLFPAVLLAIAATYLHFGQVWVFVLSLIGLVPLAERLSFLTEQIAFYTGPTVGGLLNATFGNVTEVIIALLALREGKIEVVKCSLLGSILSNLLLVLGTSLFLAGIANLRAHQPYDTKQAHVNTALLMLAVLCHSLPLMLRYAVTSGDHAIVSGDAALHLSRACSILMLIAYLAYLFFQLNTHRQLFEPQQVEDDDDDDLVIAQNDEPVLGFSSAMIWLALMTLLTALLSGYVVSTIEAASESWELSVSFISIILLPIVGNAAEHAGAVIFALKNKLDITLGVSLGSATQISMFVVPVSVIVAWTMGIPMDLDFNLLETGSLFLAILVTAFTLQEGESHYLKGLILVLCYAVISVCFFVIRRRSAGGTDGVHHLDGIV from the exons ATGCCATTGTCGCGGATGATGATGGAGTCGAATACGATGGCCAAGGAGATGGCCGTGCGGAACCACCTCCTTCCGGggtctcctcgccgccgcaccgcacacaacctctcctcttcctccctccgCAAAAGCTCCGACGCCTCCCTCCTCCACAAGGTTCCCTGCGCCGCCCTCCGCTCCCTCCTCGCCAATCTCAACGACGTCCTCCTCACCACCaggctcttcctcctcttccccgccgtcctcctcgccatcgccgccacttACCTCCACTTCGGACAG GTGTGGGTGTTTGTGCTTAGCTTAATCGGCCTCGTTCCTCTTGCTGAGCGACTCAGCTTCCTCACCGA GCAGATTGCATTTTACACCGGTCCTACTG TGGGAGGACTACTGAACGCGACATTTGGGAACGTGACGGAGGTGATAATCGCGCTGTTGGCGCTGCGAGAAGGAAAGATTGAGGTGGTGAAATGCTCCCTGCTGGGATCCATCCTCTCCAACCTGCTGCTTGTCCTCGGCAcctccctcttcctcgccgGCATCGCCAACCTCCGCGCCCACCAGCCGTACGACACCAAGCAAGCTCACGTCAACACCGCCCTCCTCATGCTCGCCGTCCTCTGCCACTCCCTGCCGCTCATGCTCAGGTACGCCGTCACCTCCGGCGACCACGCCATCgtctccggcgacgccgccctccACCTGTCGCGTGCCTGCAGCATCCTCATGCTCATCGCCTACCTGGCCTACCTCTTCTTCCAACTCAACACGCATCGCCAGCTGTTTGAGCCCCAACAG gttgaggatgatgatgacgatgatttaGTGATCGCTCAAAATGATGAGCCAGTACTGGGATTCTCGAGTGCCATGATTTGGCTGGCTCTCATGACTCTCCTGACTGCGCTCTTGTCAGGGTATGTTGTGAGCACAATTGAg GCGGCCTCAGAATCATGGGAACTATCAGTGAGCTTCATTAGCATCATCTTGCTTCCCATCGTTGGGAACGCAGCAGAGCATGCTGGTGCCGTCATATTTGCTCTCAAGAACAAGCTG GATATTACTCTCGGAGTGTCTTTGGGCTCTGCCACACAGATCTCCATGTTTGTG GTTCCAGTGAGTGTGATTGTAGCCTGGACTATGGGAATCCCAATGGATCTTGATTTCAACCTGCTGGAGACTGGCTCTCTGTTTCTAGCAATATTAGTGACAGCCTTCACCCTCCAG gaGGGAGAATCACATTATCTGAAGGGATTGATTCTTGTCCTGTGCTACGCTGTCATCAGCGTGTGCTTTTTCGTTATAAGACGGCGTTCTGCAG GAGGGACGGACGGTGTTCACCATCTGGATGGGATTGTGTAG
- the LOC127773907 gene encoding uncharacterized protein LOC127773907, translated as MVWKSWGGVVFAVAAAAAALLCSSDAADDVVSVSFSKTPPRVSRSASAVFTFQVLHTNGSGPCQDCLITCKVDGERAWECGRNGSSSNGTAVVRYSRLKDGNHTLAVCAGAGRPPPTTTTTCATYAWDVDTVAPTASVKAEAGFTSGSNVSVLVSFSEPCPGGGGFTCNATYCHLSVYGPGRVDPSSLQVLRPALQYSVHVTIPPELLYGRLILVMAKGFCTDAAGHHFIRTANSTFTLRFDRRSDSMNIGSSIPEKLLQIEGATRVVEATNDDKDLRVYLSFAEPVMNSSSQILAALTATDAILTPTNRSTLGNRRFGYLVKRTSNTAVVTVSCDGNSIISRQGTPVSSSEPYTFLYDNQRPSVKLATSTVRTSSRNIPVLIKFAKPVFNFTSSAVQVSGGNLLSFHEASKSIYTAQIQAVDNLVSVHVAENSVQDVAGNTNLPSDRLEVRHYSVPASSSSIAIVTTVIFAATAAFATLLTVSTSSLLASGVIQRPPSYLVSEPSRNLLRMACHIQVFALSRWLSINLPVEYYELSKGLEWSIPYMRLPWEGPSADPFVGYSTMPAIAYSEMLDRTALAADVLRRPPAAPGVAMAMPSTSPLDGKPLTAMEYRYLFENQDMKPEAQIIMKLQDLDGWKYFFRNIFWLAVIAAAFLLLHAALLLYLKLRHRHSHTHVGALVFPRLELMLVILAMPCVSQASAALIRGGTTAGLAVGIVLTGVLTAFLVALLLFLSLGVTTGRLLQYKEVHQEGREYHWYQEIVRRTLGPGKRGQWTWKDPARTACLVKLGPLFEDLRGPPKYMLSQIAGGKRAAERIIVSDDENEDAEAPFLQKLFGILRIYYTFLESVKRVALGIVAGAHASSDHSSRAHAVVVLAIASFQLFFMVLKKPFIKKRVQLVEIVAVASEVLVFAACLRLVDSGGSAVAEGSGVGLAMLTVFAVALAAQVCNEWNALYRQVRLLSSDRRSFVEGAKAAWVGLLLLVLPSSALGEQLEKMKKQQEQPEAVALGGGGGGTERSWLGQLREMAKASFSKEGQGGEAEASGSRAKGGSRSMSSVASSSDSKAKGPENSHSQWSSRSKGLYKDLEAIFSNR; from the exons ATGGTGTGGAAGAGCTGGGGCGGCGTCGTGTTtgcggttgcggcggcggcggcggcgctcctgtGCTCCTCCGATGCTGCCGATGACGTGGTCTCCGTCAGCTTCTCCAAGACCCCTCCCCGCGTCTCCAGGTCGGCGTCGGCCGTCTTCACCTTCCAGGTCCTGCACACCAATGGATCAGGCCCGTGCCAGGATTGCCTCATCACCTGCAAG GTGGACGGGGAGAGGGCGTGGGAGTGCGGAAGaaacggcagcagcagcaacgggaCAGCGGTGGTGAGGTACTCGCGGCTGAAAGACGGCAACCACACCTTGGCTGTGTGCGCGGGTGCGGGACGAccaccaccaacaacaacaacaacctgCGCCACCTACGCCTGGGATGTTG ACACGGTTGCTCCGACGGCGTCCgtgaaggcggaggcggggtTCACGAGCGGATCCAACGTGTCGGTGCTCGTCTCCTTCTCCGAGCCCTGCCCCGGCGGAGGCGGATTCACCTGCAACGCCACCTACTGCCAT CTGAGCGTGTACGGTCCCGGGCGCGTGGATCCGTCGAGTCTTCAGGTCCTCCGCCCTGCCCTGCAATACTCCGTCCACGTCACCATCCCGCCGGAGTTGCTCTATGGCCGCCTCATTCTCGTCATGGCCAAGGGCTTCTGCACCGATGCTGCCGGCCACCACTTCATCAGAACCGCCAACTCTACCTTCACCCTGCGCTTCG ACAGACGGAGCGACTCGATGAACATCGGCAGCAGCATCCCTGAGAAGCTGCTTCAGATCGAGGGCGCCACCAGGGTGGTGGAAGCCACCAACGACGACAAGGACCTCAGGGTATACCTCTCCTTCGCTGAACCCGTCATGAATTCTTCCTCCCAAATCCTCGCCGCTCTCACCGCCACCGATGCCATTCTCACGCCAACCAACCGAAGCACGCTCGGGAATCGCCGCTTTGGATACCTC GTTAAGAGGACATCCAACACCGCCGTTGTCACTGTTTCCTGTGACGGGAATTCCATAATCAGCAGACAAGGAACTCCTGTTTCTTCTTCAGAGCCATACACTTTTCTTTACG ATAATCAAAGGCCTTCTGTTAAGCTGGCGACATCCACTGTCAGAACAAGTTCACGCAACATCCCGGTTTTGATAAAGTTTGCAAAGCCTGTCTTCAACTTCACTTCCTCTGCGGTGCAGGTTTCCGGGGGCAATCTCCTCAG CTTCCATGAAGCTAGTAAGAGCATATACACAGCGCAGATACAGGCGGTTGATAATCTGGTTTCGGTCCACGTCGCCGAGAACTCTGTTCAGGACGTTGCAGGAAATACCAACTTACCGTCAGATCGTCTGGAAGTGAGGCATT ATTCTGTtcctgcatcatcatcatcgatcgCGATCGTGACGACGGTAATTTTTGCAGCAACCGCAGCATTCGCCACGCTGCTGACTGTTTCAACATCGTCGCTACTGGCATCAGGTGTCATCCAGAGGCCGCCTTCTTACCTCGTATCCGAGCCATCTCGAAATCTCTTG AGAATGGCGTGCCACATTCAGGTATTCGCGCTGTCGCGATGGCTGTCGATAAATCTGCCGGTGGAGTACTACGAGCTGAGCAAGGGGCTGGAGTGGAGCATCCCTTACATGCGCCTCCCATGGGAAGGCCCCTCTGCCGATCCTTTCGTCGGCTACTCCACCATGCCCGCCATCGCCTACTCCGAGATGCTCGACCGCAccgctctcgccgccgacgtcctccgccgccctccTGCAGCTCCAGGAGTTGCAATGGCAATGCCGTCGACGTCGCCATTGGACGGCAAGCCTCTCACCGCCATGGAGTACCGGTATCTGTTCGAGAACCAGGACATGAAGCCCGAGGCGCAGATCATCATGAAGCTGCAGGATCTGGACGGATGGAAGTACTTCTTCAGGAACATCTTCTGGCTGGCCGTCATCGCTGCCGCCTTCCTGCTGCTGcacgccgccctcctcctctaccTCAAGCTGCGCCACAGGCACAGCCACACACACGTCGGTGCGCTCGTGTTCCCCAGGCTGGAGCTGATGCTCGTCATCCTCGCCATGCCCTGCGTGTCccaggcgtcggcggcgctgaTCCGAGGCGGCACAACGGCGGGGCTGGCCGTCGGGATCGTGCTGACGGGGGTGCTAACGGCGTTCCTGGTAGCGCTGCTGCTGTTCCTGTCGCTGGGCGTCACCACGGGGAGGCTGCTGCAGTACAAGGAGGTGCACCAGGAGGGGCGGGAGTACCACTGGTACCAGGAGATTGTTCGCCGGACGCTGGGACCCGGCAAGCGTGGACAGTGGACGTGGAAGGACCCCGCCCGCACCGCCTGCCTCGTCAAGCTCGGCCCGCTCTTCGAGGATCTGCGCGGCCCGCCCAAGTACATGCTCTCGCAGATCGCCGGCGGCaagcgcgcggcggagcggaTCATCGTGTCCGACGACGAGAACGAGGACGCCGAGGCGCCGTTCCTGCAGAAGCTGTTCGGCATACTGCGGATCTACTACACGTTCCTGGAGTCGGTGAAGCGGGTGGCGCTGGGGATCGTGGCGGGCGCGCACGCGTCGTCGGACCACTCGTCGCGGGCGCACGCCGTGGTGGTGCTCGCCATCGCCTCCTTCCAGCTCTTCTTCATGGTGCTCAAGAAGCCCTTCATCAAGAAGCGGGTGCAGCTGGTGGAGATCGTGGCGGTGGCAAGCGAGGTGTTGGTGTTCGCCGCATGCCTTCGGCTGGTGGACAGCGGGGGCAGCGCCGTGGCGGAGGGGAGCGGGGTAGGGCTGGCCATGCTGACGGTGTTCgcggtggcgttggcggcgcAGGTGTGCAACGAGTGGAACGCGCTGTACCGGCAGGTGCGGCTGCTGAGCTCGGACAGGAGGTCGTTCGTGGAGGGCGCGAAGGCGGCGTGGGtggggctgctgctgctggtgctgccGTCGTCGGCGCTTGGAGAGCAGCTGGAGAAGATGAAGAAGCAGCAGGAGCAGCCGGAGGCAGTGgcactgggtggtggtggtggtggcacggAGAGGTCGTGGCTGGGGCAGCTGAGGGAGATGGCCAAGGCGAGCTTCAGCAAGGAGGGAcagggaggggaggcggaggcgtcggGGAGCAGAGCAAAGGGTGGGAGCCGGAGCATGTCGtcggtggcgtcgtcgtcggactCCAAGGCGAAGGGACCCGAGAACTCGCATTCGCAGTGGAGCTCCAGGTCCAAGGGACTCTACAAGGATCTTGAGGCCATCTTCTCCAACAGGTAG
- the LOC127773583 gene encoding calcium permeable stress-gated cation channel 1-like, whose protein sequence is MATVSDIGLSAAINVSMAVAFLLVFAFLRLQPINDRVYFPKWYLRGMRDSPVSSGAAVQKVVNLNMRSYLKFLSWMPAALKMPEDELINHAGLDSAVYLRIYLTGIKIFVPISILASLVLFPVNWTNDTLDSMKVVHSKIDKLSISNIPYGSNRFVTHLVMAYAVTFWTCYVLFREYEIITTMRLRFLASEKRRPDQFTVLVRNIPPDPDESISELVEHFFLVNHPDHYLRHQVVYNANKLADLVEKKKKLQNWLDYYQLKYERNPSKRPTTKTGFLGCFGSEVDAIEYYKAEIEKIGKEEADERQKIMKDPQSAVPAAFVSFRSRWGAAVCAQTQQTSNPTVWITEWAPEPRDVYWNNLSIPFVSLTVRRLIVAVAFFFLNFFYVIPIAFVQSLASLEGIEKALPFLKPLIKIDVIKSFIQGFLPGIALKVFLILLPTILMFMSKFEGLISQSSLERRSASKYYIFLFFNVFLGSIVTGSALDQLKAYIHQSANEIPRTIGVAIPMRATFFITYVMVDGWTGVAGEILRLRALIIFHLKNFFLVKTEKDREEAMDPGSICFDWCEPRIQLYFLLGLVYAVVTPLLLPFILVFFGLAYVVYRHQIINVYNQQYESGAQFWPSVHGRIIIALIVSQLLLIGLLSTKGFEETTPVLLVLPVLTFWFYKYCKNRFEPAFVRNPLQEAMRKDTLERAREPTFDLKAYLANAYLHPVFKGREEEDNMSISEDVGMEEVIVPTKRQSRRNTPAQSKYEGSDTLSLPETVHER, encoded by the exons ATGGCCACTGTTTCTGACATCGGCCTCTCCGCGGCTATCAACGTCTCGATGGCCGTTGCATTCTTGCTGGTCTTTGCTTTTCTACGATTACAGCCCATCAACGATAGGGTTTACTTTCCAAAATGGTACCTCAGAGGAATGAGAGACAGCCCTGTTTCCTCTGGTGCTGCAGTGCAAAAGGTTGTCAATTTAAACATGAGATCATACTTGAAATTTTTAAGTTGGATGCCGGCTGCTCTCAAGATGCCAGAGGATGAGTTGATCAATCATGCAGGCCTTGATTCCGCTGTCTATCTACGGATATACCTAACAGG GATCAAGATATTCGTTCCAATATCAATTTTAGCTTCGCTTGTTCTGTTCCCTGTGAACTGGACAAATGACACCCTAGACAGCATGAAGGTAGTCCACAGTAAAATTGACAAACTTTCAATATCAAACATACCTTATGGGTCAAACAG GTTTGTTACTCACTTGGTTATGGCTTATGCTGTCACGTTTTGGACCTGCTATGTACTGTTCCGAGAGTATGAGATAATTACAACGATGAGATTGCGGTTTCTTGCTTCAGAGAAACGGCGACCAGACCAGTTTACA GTTCTTGTGCGGAATATACCTCCAGATCCTGATGAATCAATTAGTGAGCTCGTGGAGCATTTCTTCCTTGTTAATCATCCTGATCATTATCTAAGACACCAG GTGGTTTACAATGCAAATAAACTTGCTGATCTGgttgagaagaagaagaaactgcAAAATTGGCTTGATTACTACCAGCTCAAGTATGAAAGAAATCCATCAAAAAGGCCCACCACTAAG ACTGGCTTTCTTGGCTGTTTTGGTTCCGAGGTGGATGCCATTGAATACTACAAAGCagagattgagaagattgggaaagAA GAAGCTGATGAGCGTCAAAAGATCATGAAGGATCCCCAGTCAGCTGTTCCAGCAGCCTTTGTTTCATTTCGTTCACGGTGGGGGGCTGCTGTTTGTGCTCAGACACAGCAAACCAGTAATCCAACAGTCTGGATAACTGAATGGGCTCCAGAACCTCGTGATGTCTACTGGAATAATCTATCCATTCCATTTGTGTCCCTCACAGTTAGGAGGCTGATAGTTGCTGTGGCATTCTTCTTCCTCAACTTTTTTTATGTCATTCCAATAGCATTCGTGCAATCTCTTGCAAGCCTTGAAGGAATAGAAAAGGCGCTTCCATTTCTGAAACCCTTAATCAAAAT TGATGTCATCAAATCATTCATCCAAGGTTTTCTTCCAGGAATTGCTTTGAAGGTCTTCCTTATATTGCTTCCAACTATACTGATGTTTATGTCTAAGTTTGAAGGATTAATATCACAGTCATCACTGGAGCGAAGATCTGCATCTAAATATtatatcttcttgttcttcaATGTATTTTTGGGAAGCATCGTTACAGGATCTGCTTTAGATCAGCTTAAGGCATACATTCATCAGTCGGCAAATGA AATACCGAGAACCATTGGTGTAGCCATTCCAATGAGGGCGACTTTTTTCATAACATATGTAATGGTTGACGGTTGGACTGGTGTAGCTGGTGAAATATTGAGATTGAGGGCACTTATAATCTTCCATTTGAAAAACTTTTTCTTGGTGAAGACTGAAAAGGACAGAGAAGAGGCAATGGATCCTGGTAGTATCTGTTTTGATTGGTGTGAACCACGTATACAGCTATATTTCTTACTTGGCCTTGTCTATGCTGTGGTGACACCGTTATTGCTTCCTTTCATATTGGTATTCTTCGGGCTGGCATATGTTGTCTACCGCCACCAG ATAATAAATGTCTACAATCAACAATACGAGAGTGGTGCACAGTTTTGGCCTAGTGTGCACGGGCGCATAATCATTGCATTGATCGTATCACAGCTACTTCTTATTGGACTGTTGAGTACAAAAGGTTTCGAGGAGACGACACCagttcttcttgttcttcctgTGTTGACGTTTTGGTTTTACAAGTACTGCAAGAACCGGTTTGAGCCTGCATTTGTGAGGAACCCACTACAG GAAGCGATGAGGAAAGACACCCTGGAACGGGCAAGGGAGCCAACCTTCGATCTGAAAGCGTACCTGGCCAATGCGTACCTGCACCCGGTGTTCAAaggcagggaggaggaggacaataTGTCAATATCCGAGGATGTCGGGATGGAGGAGGTGATCGTGCCGACCAAGCGTCAATCTCGCCGGAACACTCCCGCCCAGAGCAAGTACGAAGGCTCCGACACGCTCTCTCTTCCTGAAACTGTACACGAACGATAG